In a genomic window of Oncorhynchus kisutch isolate 150728-3 linkage group LG9, Okis_V2, whole genome shotgun sequence:
- the faah2b gene encoding fatty-acid amide hydrolase 2-A, which produces MALTRLERAQAWILSACMGVLFALFRLLSPRRSRGLIKLLPVTNPLLMMSAMQLAQRIRRREVSSVEVVQAYIDRIQEVNPLLNAMVQDRFAAALLEAAQVDKLIEEETGGEDVLEDRLPLLGVPLTVKEAFALQGMPNTAGVVSRRGVLSVGDAPPVALLKRAGAIPLGVTNSSELCMWSESHNHLYGICNNPYDLERTPGGSSGGEGSMLGGGASVIGIGSDIGGSIRMPCFFNGVFGHKTTPGVISNDCQYPPASGRHEDYLSTGPMCRYAEDLLPMLRIMAGPNAHKLSLSVEVDLRNLRFFSIPHDGGSPLVSAVDEQLLQAQRRVVERLESDLGVKVQEVRLSGLKYGFQIWDTYMGLPDKEGKRPTPFQVLMGEPGRPVWPVWELAKWMMGRSPHTMAAIGLALVEITSSSKPSPFILKQKEKLQKEVEELLGTDGVLLYPTHPHLAPKHHHPLFTPFNFAYTGVINVLGLPVTQCPLGLSVEGLPLGVQVVTGKLQDRLSLAMALYLEKTYGGWRDPGAT; this is translated from the exons ATGGCGTTGACCCGGCTAGAACGGGCCCAGGCATGGATTCTGAGTGCGTGCATGGGCGTGCTCTTTGCGCTCTTTCGGCTCCTCTCTCCACGGCGGTCCCGTGGATTAATCAAACTTCTTCCAGTCACTAACCCTCTGCTGATGATGTCTGCGATGCAGCTCGCGCAAAGGATTCGTCGGAGAGAG GTGTCGAGCGTGGAGGTGGTGCAGGCCTACATTGACAGGATTCAGGAGGTGAACCCGCTGCTCAATGCTATGGTGCAGGACAG gttTGCAGCAGCATTGCTAGAGGCAGCCCAGGTGGACAAGCTGATCGAGGAGGAGACCGGGGGAGAGGATGTTCTGGAGGATAGACTTCCCCTGCTGGGGGTCCCCCTCACTGTCAAAGAGGCCTTCGCTCTACAGG GCATGCCCAACACCGCAGGTGTGGTTTCCCGGCGCGGGGTCCTTTCAGTGGGGGACGCCCCTCCCGTGGCCCTATTGAAGAGGGCCGGGGCCATCCCCCTGGGGGTCACCAACTCCAGCGAGCTCTGCATGTGGTCCGAGTCCCACAACCACCTGTACGGCATTTGCAATAACCCCTATGACCTGGAGAGGACACCGGGCGGCAGCTCAG GTGGAGAGGGTAGCATGCTTGGCGGTGGAGCATCAGTGATCGGGATAGGTTCTGACATCGGTGGAAGTATCCGTATGCCGTGCTTCTTCAATGGCGTTTTTGGCCATAAAACCACACCAG gtgtaatatctaatgattgtcaGTACCCCCCTGCCTCTGGTCGTCATGAGGACTACCTCAGTACTGGCCCCATGTGTCGCTATGCTGAGGACCTTCTGCCCATGCTCAGGATCATGGCTGGACCCAATGCTCACAA ATTGTCTTTGTCCGTTGAGGTGGATCTGAGGAACCTGCGTTTCTTCTCTATCCCTCACGATGGAGGCTCTCCTCTGGTGAGTGCTGTAGATGAACAGCTCCTTCAAGCCCAGAGGAGG GTGGTGGAGCGGCTCGAGTCTGACCTAGGGGTCAAGGTTCAGGAGGTGCGTCTCTCTGGGCTCAAATATGGCTTCCAGATCTGGGATACGTACATGGGGCTCCCCGACAAGGAGGGCAAG CGCCCCACACCCTTCCAAGTGTTGATGGGGGAACCAGGGAGGCCGGTGTGGCCAGTGTGGGAGCTGGCCAAGTGGATGATGGGAAGGTCCCCTCACACCATGGCTGCTATTG GCCTGGCCTTGGTAGAGATTACCAGCTCATCCAAGCCCTCTCCCTTCATCCTGAAGCAGAAAGAGAAGCTACAGAAGGAGGTTGAGGAGCTGTTGGGTACAGACGGGGTTCTCCTGTACCCCACCCACCCTCACCTCGCCCCCAAACACCACCACCCCCTCTTCACACCCTTCAACTTCGCCTACACAG GGGTCATCAACGTCCTGGGGCTGCCAGTGACCCAGTGCCCTCTGGGGTTGAGTGTAGAGGGTCTTCCCCTGGGGGTGCAGGTGGTGACTGGGAAGCTCCAGGACCGCCTGTCTCTAGCCATGGCCCTTTATCTGGAGAAGACCTACGGAGGCTGGAGAGACCCTGGAGCCACCTGA